Below is a genomic region from Bacillota bacterium.
ACGCGCGAGAACATGAGCGTGCTCCTTCACCTGAGGGACCGGATCCGCGCGGACCTCGGGCTCGACCTCGAAGTGATATCCGGCGGCAACTCCAGCGTCCTTCCTCTAGTCGCCGCGGGTCAGGTGCCACAAGGCGTAAACCAGCTTCGCATAGGAGAGTCCATGCTTCTGGGCAGGGACGTGACGCATCGTCGTCCTCTTCCGGGCATGCATCTCGACGCGTTCGTGTTTGTCGCGGAGGCAATAGAGGTGGCGAGGAAGCCTTCCGTTCCCCAGGGACAGGTCGGGCAGGACGCTTTCGGTAGAGTGCGCGTGTTCAGGGATAGAGGCATCAGGCGGAGAGCTATCCTGGCATGCGGCAGGCAGGATGTCGACCCAGAGGGTCTGGCACCGCTCGAAGCGGGCATCGAGGTGCTCGGAGCCTCCAGTGACCACCTGATCCTGGACGTTGAGGATGCGGACCGCGAGATCAAGGTCGGCGACGAGGTAAGGTTCACGTTGAGCTACGGCTGCCTCTTGGCCGCCATGACATCGCCTTATGTCCACAAGGTTTTCGTTGGAAGCTGATGCGGCCTGACGCAGGGCTTACGCTCCTCGCAGGAGGGATTGAGAGTGACAGGGGAAGGCCAGGTGGTTCTGTGTGCGCTTGCGCCGCATCCGCCTCTTCTCATTCCGGAGATCGGTTCCAGGCGCGATCTCGACGCCGTGAGGCAGACGATGAGCGCCATGAAAAGGCTGGCAGCCATCGTTAGGGACGCTCGGCCGGAAGTCGTGGTCGTAATAAGCCCGCACTCGCCCCTCTTCGAGGATGCGGTGGCCATCCACGCTGCGAACCCTCTTGAGGGAGACTTCTCCATGTTCGCGGCGGGCGAGGTGAGCCTCTCGTTCGAAAACGACCTTGCGCTAGCGCGGGAGGTGGTAAGTCGCGCCCGCGCCATGGGCGTGTCCGCGCTCCTGCTCGATGAGCGGGGGCGACAAACCTACCGTGTGCAAGGCCGTCTGGATCACGGGGTTTTGGTTCCCATGCATTTCATCGCAGGAGCAGGGGTGAGTGTCCCGCTCGTCGTCATGGGCATGGCGCTCCTGCCTCGTGAGAAGCTCTACGCGTTCGGGGCGGCGGTGTCCCAAGCCGTCAGGACACTGGGGCGAAGGGCGGTGGTCGTAGCGAGCGGGGACTTGTCGCACCGGCTTACGCGCGGTGCGCCCGCGGGGTACGATCCTCGGGGCGCGGAGTTCGATGCTCGAATAGTAGACCTCCTCCGGGGAGGCGACGTTGACGGGATACTGTCTCTCGACGAATCGCTTGTGGACCGAGCCGGGGAGTGCGGGTACAGGTCACTCATCATTGCCCTCGGAACGCTCGAGGGTCGTGTCTTCGAGCCGGAGGTGTTGTCGTACGAGGGGCCGTTCGGTGTCGGGTACGCAGTCGCCGTTCTGCGTCCAGGCGAAGAGGTGGAGCAGAGGAGACTCCTCGACAAGCTGATCGCAGGGCGCAGGGAGGCGATGTCGAGGGCGAGAGAGGGGGAGAGCTCCCTGGTTCGTCTCGCGCGAAGGGCGGTTGAGGAGTACACGAGGAGCGGGCGAGTGATCGAGCCGCCCAAGGACCTGCCCGAGGAGATGCGTGGAAGGGCGGGGGTGTTCTGCTCCATCAAGAAAGCGGGGCAGCTTCGGGGGTGCATCGGGACGATCCGCCCCACGACGCGCTCCATTGCTGAAGAGGTAATAAGGAACGCCATCGCGGCCGCTACCGACGATCCTAGGTTCGTGCCGGTGGGGCCGGACGAATTGGACGATCTCGTGTACTCCGTGGACGTTCTTACGCCGGCTGAGCGAATCGCTGGCATCGACCAGCTGGATCCCCGAATCTACGGGGTCATCGTCAAGAAAGGACCGAGGAGCGGGCTTCTCCTTCCGGATCTCGAAGGGATCGAAGACGCCCGCGAGCAGGTGGAGATAGCGAAACGGAAGGCCGGTATACCGCGTGACGACGATGACGTTGAGCTCTTCAGGTTCAGGGTCAAGAGGTACACGTGATGCGAGAGGCGTCATATTGGCAAGCGGAAGGAGAGACGGGCGCGGTCAAGTGCCTGCTCTGTCCTCAGTACTGCAGGATCAGGCCGGGCCGCGTCGGAGTGTGCCGTGCCCGCAAGAACATAGAGGGAAGGCTCTACTCTCTCGTGTACGGCGAGATCACGTCCTTCGGGCTCGACCCGATCGAGAAGAAGCCGCTCTACCACTTCTATCCCGGGTGGGAGATCCTCTCTGTGGGCACGAGGGGCTGCAACCTTGCGTGTGGGTTCTGTCAGAATTGGCATATCTCTCAGGTGGACGCTCCCACCCAAGCCATCACACCCCAAGGGCTCGCTTCGGCGGCGACGGAACAGACGCGTCGAAGGCCATGCGTGGGCGTGGCGTACACTTACTCTGAGCCGCTGATTTGGTACGAGTTCGTGATTGACGCGGCGAAGCTCGTGCGCGAACGCGGGCTCAAGAACGTCCTCGTCACGAACGGAGAGATCAATGAAGACCCACTGGAAGAGCTGTTACCGCACATCGATGCCATGAACATTGACGTGAAGGCGTTCACCGAGTCGTTTTACGCAAAGATATGCCACGGCAAGCTGGCTCCAGTCCTCCGCACTGCGGAGCTCGCGAAAGCCGCCGGGTGTCACGTCGAGATCACGAACCTCATCATTCCGCGCCACAACGACGATCCGGGCGAGATAGAGAGGCTGGCGCGTTGGGTGGCGTCATCGCTAGGAGACGATACGCCCTTGCACTTCTCCAGGTACTTTCCGGCGTACGAGTTCAAGGAGCCCCCGACTCCCGTCGCCACGCTGCAATCGGCTGTCGAGACAGCCCGTAGAGTGCTCAAGTACGTTTACATGGGGAATGTGCCGGGAGGTCAGGGAAACGACACGCGATGCTACGAGTGCGGTGACACGCTCATCAAACGTGACGGGTTCAACGTTCTCGTGTATAGGCTGGAGGACGGCAAGTGCCCGACGTGCGGAGCGAAGATCCACGTCGTCGGCGCACCTCCGTCAGATGCGCGTCGGGGTGAAGACACATGGCTTCCGCCTCAGGAGGAAACCCGGTAACCTTCTTCCTCAATGGCTTTCGCCATCTCTGCACGACTGGTCCTGGCGGGGTCGAACGTGACTTTCGCCGTCCCTGCCTCAAGGTTCACTTGCGCTCGCCTCACACCGGGCACGCCAAGGAGCGCCCTCTCCACTGCCGCGCGGCAGTGGCCGCTTCTCTCGGCCTGTCACCGCGTCACGGCCACGGGCCTCGCCAGGCCGCTCCGTCCGAGGGAAGCCCTACCTCCTTCGCATGAATCGCATGAATTGAGTTGCTCAGAAGAGTATGGTCGCAGAGTCCGGTGGCCGGCTCACGGCCGCCTTCCCTTCGCCCTTGACTTGCGTCATCGGGCCACTCTACTCGATCTTTATGGCTTCCACGGGGCACGATTCCGCCGCATCGGCACAACAAGGGAGACCTGGGCATTTCTCGGGGTGCACCGCATGCGCCTGGCCATCGTCTCCCATCTCGAACACGTCAGGGCATATCTCCACACACAGTCCACAGCCGATGCACAGGTTCTCGTCCACGGTAACTTGAGCCACTCGACTTGCGCGCCATCCCAGGACTACACCAGGACTCAGGATCAGTGTCGGGACGGCCGCTTCCCTCCTCTCGTGGTCGGTGTTTCGCGGTCATGTTCCTGGCAGCCTCGATGAACATGGAGGCGAGTCAGCCGCCCGTCGTCGCCTGTCATGTATCTTCCTACACTCGCCTTGCTACTATACACGAGCCGCCTGGTGCCCAAGAACCAAGCTCCTTCCTCTCGCGACCCTCCCTCTCCGTTTGCCGCCCTCGGCTGGATGGTGCGCCTTCCCTGAAGCTGTGGTAGCCGAGGCGCCGGCGTTGAGTCCCCGCAAGGCCTCTCGTCCGAGGCCTGTGTTATCGAGCTCCGCTCGGAGCTCTGGGTTGAGGATCCTGACGAAGGTGCCCTTCATTCCCAGGGACTTCGTCTTGACTAGGTCGGCGGAAGAGAGCTTTCGAAGGGCGTTGACCACCACCGAACGTGTCATGCTAGTGCTGTCTGCGATCCTGCTCGCCACCAGGAAACCTTGATCGCCATCGAGGGCGTCGACGATCGCGCGAACAGCCACCAGCTCTGAGTACGACAGGTTTTGGACGGCCGATCTTGCGGCTCGTCGGTCCCTTGCGCGCTGATCCTCCTCCCGCCGGTGCGTGACGGCGAGTACCGCTCCAGCGGCCACGGCCAGCGGACCGAGCATGTCCAGGCAATCCCGAGAGCTCTCGACACTGGGCAGGGCGACCAGCAAACCGACGGTTTCCTGGAGCGCTGTCATCGGTGCGACCGCGTTC
It encodes:
- a CDS encoding alanine/ornithine racemase family PLP-dependent enzyme yields the protein MSVSVPGAAPRVEISLDKVEENARTVVEMCRRHGIEVAGVSKVTCGDPDVAKAMLRGGVRWIADSRLANLARLRDAAVGCETVLLRAPMLCEATKAVELADMSLISSIETARALGEAARARGVEHKVILMVDVGDLREGVLPDVAVDAAARVSRVEGIGLHGIGTNVACYGGVVPTRENMSVLLHLRDRIRADLGLDLEVISGGNSSVLPLVAAGQVPQGVNQLRIGESMLLGRDVTHRRPLPGMHLDAFVFVAEAIEVARKPSVPQGQVGQDAFGRVRVFRDRGIRRRAILACGRQDVDPEGLAPLEAGIEVLGASSDHLILDVEDADREIKVGDEVRFTLSYGCLLAAMTSPYVHKVFVGS
- the amrA gene encoding AmmeMemoRadiSam system protein A; its protein translation is MTGEGQVVLCALAPHPPLLIPEIGSRRDLDAVRQTMSAMKRLAAIVRDARPEVVVVISPHSPLFEDAVAIHAANPLEGDFSMFAAGEVSLSFENDLALAREVVSRARAMGVSALLLDERGRQTYRVQGRLDHGVLVPMHFIAGAGVSVPLVVMGMALLPREKLYAFGAAVSQAVRTLGRRAVVVASGDLSHRLTRGAPAGYDPRGAEFDARIVDLLRGGDVDGILSLDESLVDRAGECGYRSLIIALGTLEGRVFEPEVLSYEGPFGVGYAVAVLRPGEEVEQRRLLDKLIAGRREAMSRAREGESSLVRLARRAVEEYTRSGRVIEPPKDLPEEMRGRAGVFCSIKKAGQLRGCIGTIRPTTRSIAEEVIRNAIAAATDDPRFVPVGPDELDDLVYSVDVLTPAERIAGIDQLDPRIYGVIVKKGPRSGLLLPDLEGIEDAREQVEIAKRKAGIPRDDDDVELFRFRVKRYT
- the amrS gene encoding AmmeMemoRadiSam system radical SAM enzyme; this encodes MREASYWQAEGETGAVKCLLCPQYCRIRPGRVGVCRARKNIEGRLYSLVYGEITSFGLDPIEKKPLYHFYPGWEILSVGTRGCNLACGFCQNWHISQVDAPTQAITPQGLASAATEQTRRRPCVGVAYTYSEPLIWYEFVIDAAKLVRERGLKNVLVTNGEINEDPLEELLPHIDAMNIDVKAFTESFYAKICHGKLAPVLRTAELAKAAGCHVEITNLIIPRHNDDPGEIERLARWVASSLGDDTPLHFSRYFPAYEFKEPPTPVATLQSAVETARRVLKYVYMGNVPGGQGNDTRCYECGDTLIKRDGFNVLVYRLEDGKCPTCGAKIHVVGAPPSDARRGEDTWLPPQEETR
- a CDS encoding ferredoxin, giving the protein MAQVTVDENLCIGCGLCVEICPDVFEMGDDGQAHAVHPEKCPGLPCCADAAESCPVEAIKIE